One Anaerolineae bacterium genomic window carries:
- the atpG gene encoding ATP synthase F1 subunit gamma has translation MASLREIRRRIRSIRNIAQVTRAMQMVAASKMRRAQAQVLATRPYAEKAWQMLRHLAAQRGIQGALHPLLNTRESVNAIGLVLITADKGLCGAYNANMLRLAARFILEADRPVKVIAIGRRGATYMARYRQNLIAEFSDLPPRPSILDITPIAHIVINAFLNGEVDEVYLGYTRFINTLTQRPLIRRLLPLRVNNANQLSVNTALVQPEETAPAIGEYIYEPDPQTILDAVLPRFTEVQIYEAVLEALASEHSARMVAMRAATDNANKLLTELTLSYNQARQDAITREMLDIAGGVEAMRQAR, from the coding sequence GTGGCCAGCCTTCGTGAGATCCGACGGCGCATCCGCAGCATCCGCAATATCGCTCAGGTGACGCGGGCTATGCAGATGGTGGCCGCGTCCAAGATGCGGCGCGCCCAGGCCCAGGTGCTGGCGACGCGCCCCTACGCTGAGAAGGCATGGCAGATGTTGAGGCACTTGGCCGCCCAGCGCGGTATCCAAGGCGCGCTACACCCGTTGCTCAATACGCGCGAGTCAGTGAACGCAATTGGCTTGGTCCTGATCACCGCTGACAAAGGACTGTGCGGCGCCTACAATGCAAACATGCTGCGCCTGGCCGCTCGTTTTATCTTAGAGGCCGACAGGCCCGTCAAGGTCATCGCCATCGGCCGACGCGGTGCAACCTATATGGCTCGCTACCGGCAAAACCTGATCGCCGAGTTCAGCGACCTGCCGCCACGCCCCAGCATTCTCGATATTACGCCGATCGCGCATATAGTTATTAACGCCTTCCTTAACGGCGAGGTGGACGAGGTGTATCTGGGATACACGCGTTTCATCAACACCCTGACGCAGAGACCGCTGATCCGAAGGCTTTTACCACTACGTGTGAACAACGCCAATCAGCTCAGTGTGAACACCGCACTGGTCCAGCCCGAGGAGACAGCCCCGGCTATCGGCGAGTACATCTATGAGCCGGATCCTCAGACGATCCTAGATGCGGTACTGCCGCGCTTCACCGAGGTCCAGATTTACGAGGCAGTGCTAGAGGCGCTGGCCAGCGAACACTCGGCGCGCATGGTCGCTATGCGGGCGGCCACCGACAATGCCAACAAACTGCTGACCGAGCTGACGCTGAGCTATAATCAAGCGCGCCAGGACGCGATCACCCGTGAGATGTTGGACATCGCGGGCGGTGTAGAGGCCATGCGACAGGCTCGCTAA
- the atpF gene encoding F0F1 ATP synthase subunit B, translating into MEKLGVNLNFLIAQIINFGILLFLLQRFLYKPVFEMLEARKNRVRESLAEADRVRQEAAAAQERYRQELEAARQESQQAIQKAMQASERLREEILQQARKEAEEIRARAREEAERERERILSSARDEIASLVVLATERLIGQVVDEKTQRKLVQDFLNQLEVVS; encoded by the coding sequence GTGGAAAAGCTAGGCGTTAACCTCAACTTCCTGATCGCCCAAATTATCAACTTCGGGATCCTTCTGTTCTTGTTACAGCGTTTCCTGTATAAGCCGGTCTTCGAAATGCTCGAAGCCCGCAAGAACAGAGTGCGCGAGAGCCTAGCCGAGGCCGATCGAGTGCGTCAGGAGGCTGCTGCTGCCCAGGAGCGGTATCGGCAAGAGCTAGAAGCGGCTCGCCAAGAGAGCCAACAGGCCATCCAGAAGGCGATGCAGGCCAGCGAGCGACTGCGAGAGGAGATCCTCCAGCAAGCGCGTAAGGAAGCAGAGGAGATTCGTGCCCGCGCCCGCGAGGAGGCCGAACGTGAACGCGAGCGTATCCTCAGCAGCGCCCGCGACGAGATCGCATCGCTGGTGGTATTGGCGACAGAGCGGCTGATTGGCCAGGTGGTAGACGAGAAGACGCAGCGCAAACTCGTTCAGGACTTCCTGAATCAGCTAGAGGTGGTATCGTGA
- a CDS encoding cation-translocating P-type ATPase has protein sequence MAKTQLLEVPIKGMDCAECTLHVQQAIAKLPGVESVNVLLAAEKAVIRLDPTRVDLPAIRKAVENAGYSVPDWATPLATSIGSFNRQMTGLLAIVFGLVLSIVVVGEWLRLFDELNELVPFPIGVAVVIAGGFPVFRNVARATLKRQITSHTLMTVGAMAALIVGEWVAAAIVVVFMRVGDYIERFTTESARRAVKELTAMAPQTARVERDGVEVEVPIAEVRVGDIVIVRPGERIPVDGEVVAGHATIDQAAITGESMPVEVAKGSHVFAATIAELGSLRVRALRVGADTTFGRVIKMVEEAEAHRADVQRLADKFSAYYLPMVAGIAALTFLISRNPLATAAVLVVACSCSFALATPVAMLASIGASAKRGLLIKGGRYLETFARADVVLVDKTGTLTFGQPQITDIVSLNGMPASEILALAASAERYSEHPLAEAVRSAARGQNLPLAEPQDFEAIPGMGIRARVNGHLVAVGNRRLVSAPELSPMAQQLEAQGKTLLFVALDGEPAAILAAADTLRPEVPAALAELRDLGVQQIELLTGDNERTAAALAAELGVQYRANLLPEHKIEVVKGYQAKGHTVVMIGDGVNDAPALAQADVGIAMGAAGADVAIEAAHIALMREDWALIPEVLRIARRTMGVVKMNIAFTAVYNLAGLTLAAVGILPPTLAAAAQSLPDLGILANSARLLRQK, from the coding sequence GTGGCTAAAACGCAACTCCTCGAAGTGCCTATCAAAGGCATGGATTGCGCCGAATGCACTTTGCACGTTCAACAGGCCATTGCCAAGCTACCCGGCGTGGAGTCGGTCAACGTTCTGCTCGCCGCCGAGAAGGCCGTCATTCGACTGGACCCCACTCGTGTGGATTTGCCTGCTATTCGTAAGGCCGTAGAGAACGCGGGCTATTCAGTCCCTGATTGGGCCACGCCATTGGCTACTTCTATAGGCAGCTTCAATCGTCAGATGACGGGATTGCTTGCCATTGTGTTCGGCCTTGTCCTGAGCATTGTAGTTGTCGGCGAATGGCTTCGTCTGTTCGACGAACTGAATGAACTCGTCCCCTTTCCGATCGGTGTGGCCGTCGTCATTGCGGGCGGCTTCCCGGTCTTTCGCAACGTCGCGCGAGCCACCCTCAAGCGGCAAATCACTTCACATACCCTGATGACGGTTGGGGCGATGGCGGCTCTTATCGTGGGCGAATGGGTGGCGGCGGCGATTGTGGTGGTGTTCATGCGCGTTGGCGATTATATCGAACGTTTCACCACTGAAAGCGCTCGCCGCGCTGTGAAAGAACTGACCGCAATGGCGCCGCAAACCGCCCGCGTGGAACGAGACGGTGTAGAGGTGGAGGTGCCGATCGCAGAAGTGCGCGTTGGCGACATCGTGATCGTTCGTCCTGGTGAGAGGATTCCGGTGGATGGCGAGGTGGTTGCCGGACATGCCACGATTGATCAGGCAGCCATCACTGGCGAGTCCATGCCTGTTGAAGTCGCGAAGGGTTCGCACGTGTTCGCCGCCACCATCGCCGAATTGGGCAGCCTGCGTGTGAGAGCGCTCCGCGTCGGCGCGGACACCACGTTTGGGCGCGTGATCAAGATGGTGGAAGAAGCCGAAGCCCATCGCGCCGATGTGCAGCGTCTTGCCGACAAGTTCAGCGCGTACTATCTGCCGATGGTCGCCGGAATTGCCGCGCTCACGTTTCTCATCAGCCGCAATCCCCTGGCCACGGCCGCCGTCCTGGTCGTAGCATGTTCCTGTTCCTTCGCTTTAGCCACGCCTGTTGCCATGCTGGCATCCATCGGCGCCAGTGCCAAGCGCGGTTTGCTGATCAAAGGTGGCAGGTATCTTGAAACATTCGCGCGCGCCGATGTCGTGCTGGTAGATAAAACCGGTACACTCACATTCGGCCAGCCGCAAATCACCGATATCGTCTCGCTCAACGGCATGCCCGCGTCGGAAATCCTTGCCTTGGCCGCTTCTGCTGAACGCTACTCGGAGCATCCGTTAGCCGAAGCCGTGCGCAGCGCCGCGCGCGGGCAAAATCTGCCGCTGGCTGAGCCACAAGACTTTGAGGCCATCCCTGGCATGGGCATTCGGGCAAGGGTGAATGGACACCTCGTTGCCGTTGGCAACCGTCGTCTGGTTTCGGCGCCAGAACTCTCGCCGATGGCTCAGCAACTGGAAGCGCAGGGCAAAACGCTCCTGTTCGTTGCCCTAGATGGCGAGCCCGCTGCCATCCTCGCCGCCGCCGACACGCTCCGCCCCGAAGTACCCGCCGCCCTTGCCGAACTACGCGACCTCGGCGTCCAGCAAATCGAGCTGCTTACAGGTGACAATGAACGCACCGCTGCTGCGCTGGCTGCGGAACTTGGTGTCCAGTATCGCGCCAATCTCCTACCCGAACATAAGATTGAAGTTGTCAAGGGCTATCAAGCGAAAGGGCATACAGTCGTCATGATTGGAGATGGCGTGAATGACGCACCGGCGTTGGCGCAGGCGGACGTGGGCATCGCGATGGGGGCGGCCGGTGCGGACGTCGCCATCGAAGCCGCCCACATTGCCCTAATGCGTGAAGACTGGGCGCTGATACCGGAGGTGTTACGAATAGCACGCCGCACGATGGGCGTAGTCAAAATGAACATCGCTTTTACCGCGGTCTATAACCTGGCCGGCCTGACGCTGGCCGCCGTAGGCATCTTACCGCCTACCCTTGCGGCTGCCGCGCAGTCGTTGCCAGATCTGGGCATTCTCGCCAATTCAGCGCGGCTGCTGCGACAGAAGTAA
- the atpA gene encoding F0F1 ATP synthase subunit alpha, whose protein sequence is MAVRLEDFTQQLRRQIEAFQPPIETVDVGYVLEVGDGIARVSGLAGVMASELVEFVPTARRPHSVMGMALNLEMDQVGVVVMGDYSDIEEGDEVRTTGRIASVPVGEAMLGRVVNALGEPIDGKGPIDVKEYRPIERIAPGVVYRANVDTPVQTGIKAIDAMIPIGRGQRELIIGDRQTGKTAIAIDTIINQKDKDLICIYVAIGQKRAAVAQVVATLERFGAMDYTVVVVASASEPAALQYIAPYAGCAIGEYFMEKGQDALVVYDDLTKHAWAYRQISLLLRRPPGREAYPGDIFYLHSRLLERAARMHPKYGGGSLTALPIIETQAGDVSAYIPTNVISITDGQIYLESDLFYAGQRPALNVGISVSRVGGDAQTRAMKQVAGRLKLELAQFRELAAFAQFGSDLDPATRRQLERGQRLNEILKQPQYQPMSLDHQVMILFAAVNNYLDDVPIEKVRAWEDEFHRFMDSRHPEIGQAIMRDKKLTDETITLLRAAIEEFKAEYKP, encoded by the coding sequence ATGGCGGTTCGGTTAGAGGATTTCACGCAACAGCTGAGACGGCAAATCGAGGCGTTCCAGCCTCCTATCGAGACGGTAGATGTCGGATATGTATTGGAGGTGGGAGACGGCATTGCCCGTGTGTCGGGGCTGGCCGGCGTGATGGCCAGTGAGCTGGTGGAGTTCGTGCCGACGGCTCGCCGTCCGCATAGTGTCATGGGCATGGCGCTCAACCTGGAGATGGACCAGGTCGGCGTCGTCGTCATGGGCGATTACTCTGATATCGAAGAAGGTGACGAAGTGCGCACGACAGGACGCATCGCCTCAGTGCCGGTGGGCGAGGCGATGCTGGGCCGCGTGGTCAACGCGCTAGGGGAGCCTATAGATGGCAAAGGCCCCATTGACGTTAAGGAATACCGCCCCATCGAGCGGATCGCCCCTGGCGTGGTCTATCGAGCCAACGTCGACACACCGGTACAAACGGGCATCAAGGCGATTGATGCGATGATCCCCATCGGCCGCGGGCAGCGCGAGCTGATCATCGGTGATCGGCAGACGGGCAAGACGGCTATCGCCATTGACACCATCATCAACCAGAAGGACAAAGACCTGATCTGCATCTATGTAGCGATCGGCCAGAAGCGGGCTGCCGTAGCACAGGTTGTTGCCACTTTAGAGCGGTTTGGCGCAATGGATTATACAGTGGTGGTCGTCGCCTCAGCCTCAGAACCGGCCGCGCTCCAGTACATTGCACCATATGCCGGCTGTGCCATCGGCGAGTATTTTATGGAAAAGGGACAGGATGCCCTGGTCGTCTACGATGACCTAACCAAGCATGCTTGGGCTTATCGTCAGATCTCGCTGTTGCTGCGCCGGCCGCCGGGCCGCGAGGCGTATCCCGGTGACATTTTCTACCTTCACTCTCGCCTTCTGGAGCGGGCAGCTCGGATGCATCCCAAGTATGGCGGCGGCTCGCTGACCGCACTCCCCATTATCGAGACACAGGCGGGCGACGTGTCGGCGTACATCCCGACCAACGTCATTTCCATTACCGATGGCCAGATCTATCTGGAGTCTGACCTCTTCTACGCCGGCCAGCGGCCGGCCTTAAACGTCGGCATCTCCGTCTCTCGCGTGGGCGGCGATGCGCAGACGCGGGCGATGAAACAGGTGGCTGGGCGGTTAAAGCTGGAGCTGGCCCAGTTCCGGGAGCTGGCCGCCTTCGCCCAATTCGGCTCGGATCTGGATCCCGCCACGCGGCGCCAGCTTGAGAGAGGTCAGCGCTTGAACGAGATCCTCAAACAACCGCAGTACCAGCCTATGTCGCTGGACCATCAGGTGATGATCCTGTTCGCCGCCGTCAACAACTATCTAGATGATGTTCCCATCGAAAAGGTTCGGGCCTGGGAGGATGAGTTCCACCGGTTCATGGATAGCCGTCATCCGGAGATCGGTCAGGCGATCATGCGCGACAAGAAGCTGACAGATGAGACCATCACCCTGTTGCGGGCTGCGATCGAGGAATTCAAGGCAGAATACAAGCCGTAA
- a CDS encoding rod shape-determining protein, with protein sequence MFEKLIGIDLGTVSVLVYVQGRGIVMQEPSVVAISTRDNKIVAVGQEARDMLGRAPESIEVARPLRDGVVADYVVTEAMLRYFIRKVCGRNPLFKPRVMISTPKGVTSVEARAVRDAALEAGAREAYLIPEPLAAALGAGLPIGTPTGNMVVDVGGGTTEAAIVSMYDIVVWSAVRVGGNRIDEAIQAYIRKKYNLMIGEQTAEEVKIKIGSALPIDPDISMEVKGRDQVSGLPKTIMITAGEVTEAIAEPLNAIVSTVRATLEKAPPELAADIIDRGMVLTGGSALLRYLDQLLTQETGVPCYVAENPIACVALGAGKALENYDLMRRSLPQV encoded by the coding sequence ATGTTTGAAAAGCTGATCGGCATTGACCTAGGAACGGTCAGTGTGCTAGTGTATGTCCAGGGACGTGGCATTGTCATGCAGGAGCCATCTGTGGTCGCGATCTCAACGCGCGATAACAAGATCGTGGCCGTAGGCCAGGAGGCCCGCGATATGCTGGGGCGCGCGCCGGAATCCATCGAGGTGGCGCGCCCCCTGCGGGATGGCGTCGTAGCCGACTATGTGGTCACTGAGGCCATGCTGCGATATTTCATCCGCAAGGTGTGCGGCCGTAACCCGCTGTTCAAGCCGCGCGTGATGATCAGCACACCCAAAGGGGTCACGAGCGTAGAGGCCAGGGCAGTACGGGATGCTGCGCTCGAAGCGGGCGCTCGCGAGGCATACCTGATCCCTGAGCCGTTAGCGGCGGCGCTAGGGGCTGGCCTTCCCATCGGCACGCCTACCGGTAATATGGTAGTGGACGTCGGTGGGGGCACTACTGAGGCAGCGATCGTCTCCATGTACGACATCGTGGTATGGAGCGCCGTGCGCGTAGGAGGCAACCGCATTGACGAGGCCATCCAGGCCTATATCCGCAAAAAGTACAACTTGATGATCGGTGAGCAGACCGCCGAGGAGGTCAAAATCAAGATCGGCAGCGCCCTGCCGATTGACCCAGACATCTCGATGGAGGTCAAGGGGCGCGATCAGGTGTCTGGGCTGCCGAAGACCATCATGATCACAGCCGGCGAGGTGACCGAAGCCATTGCCGAGCCGCTCAACGCCATCGTGAGCACAGTCCGGGCCACATTGGAAAAGGCTCCACCCGAGCTGGCAGCCGACATTATTGACCGTGGCATGGTGCTGACCGGCGGCAGCGCGCTGTTGCGGTATCTGGATCAGTTGCTCACCCAAGAGACAGGCGTGCCTTGCTACGTGGCTGAGAACCCCATTGCCTGTGTGGCGTTGGGCGCAGGGAAGGCGCTCGAGAACTATGACCTGATGCGACGTAGCCTGCCACAGGTATAA
- the atpH gene encoding ATP synthase F1 subunit delta has product MTSISAEMTGLSQRYAQALYHSALEMWVEQLSAVRRELALHPDVRARLNSDSSFAERQQALDSILPDTVNPSVRNFLYVLLREHHLHLLDEIVLDLERMIRRGPEVRVARVTSAVPLTEEEKQQVRERLIKRFGGDLEFDFRVDPQILGGLIVKVGDEVIDGSLAGKLAAMRAQLRSAS; this is encoded by the coding sequence GTGACCAGCATCTCGGCTGAGATGACAGGGCTTTCCCAGCGATACGCGCAGGCGCTCTACCACTCCGCTTTGGAGATGTGGGTGGAACAGCTCAGCGCGGTCCGGCGTGAACTAGCGCTCCATCCGGATGTGCGCGCTCGGCTCAATTCCGATTCCTCTTTTGCAGAGCGCCAGCAGGCCTTGGATTCAATCCTGCCTGATACGGTAAACCCGAGCGTCCGTAATTTCCTCTACGTGCTCCTGCGAGAACATCACCTGCACCTGCTGGATGAGATCGTCCTTGATCTGGAACGCATGATCCGACGGGGGCCGGAAGTGCGCGTCGCCCGCGTCACTAGCGCGGTGCCGCTGACCGAGGAGGAAAAACAGCAGGTGCGGGAGCGCTTGATCAAGCGCTTCGGCGGCGATCTCGAGTTCGACTTTCGGGTGGATCCCCAAATCCTGGGGGGCTTAATCGTCAAAGTGGGAGATGAGGTGATAGATGGCAGCCTGGCAGGCAAGCTGGCTGCCATGCGCGCGCAGTTGCGCAGCGCATCATAA
- a CDS encoding AtpZ/AtpI family protein yields the protein MACKHPVLAFVLHLSVVVIVLSAIPLALGIWADRRFEMAPWLTLVGMLVGVMAASMGIWRMVQRRYAKLERRGRDDGIMKGSSRP from the coding sequence ATGGCGTGCAAGCATCCGGTCTTGGCCTTCGTCCTGCATTTGAGCGTGGTGGTGATAGTTTTATCTGCTATTCCCCTGGCCCTTGGGATTTGGGCAGATCGGCGTTTCGAGATGGCTCCTTGGCTGACTCTTGTGGGTATGCTCGTCGGCGTAATGGCCGCGAGTATGGGGATCTGGCGGATGGTTCAGCGCCGGTATGCCAAGCTCGAACGACGAGGGCGAGATGATGGCATCATGAAAGGCTCTTCTCGGCCATAA
- the atpB gene encoding F0F1 ATP synthase subunit A has protein sequence MQNLSLTLKRFFNRRNTAILVGTLVILIGGRILFPVPLPTIQLPAEKIPGLTVLGFPITNTLLATLLADLTLLAIVLAVRRRMTLIPSGLQNLVEWFLETFYNLAEEMAGAKARRFFPFFMTILLFLLVANWWELFPGFDSIGIIEPAHKEGMRSYKIKELGPIAILTAEPLDEGEHGYVLVPFLRAAATDLNLPLALALIVIVYVQVTGFRDLGRAYLRKFFNFKTPVDGFVGILELISEFAKIISFTFRLFGNIFAGQVLLFVVPFLIPFLVVLPFYGLELFVGFMQAFVFATLSLVFLSMAGVSHEGHSEHSEASH, from the coding sequence GTGCAGAACTTGAGCTTGACTCTGAAACGTTTCTTCAACCGACGCAATACGGCCATCCTTGTCGGTACGCTGGTCATCTTGATTGGTGGCCGTATCCTTTTCCCAGTGCCACTGCCGACCATCCAACTCCCCGCTGAGAAGATCCCAGGCCTTACAGTTTTGGGCTTCCCTATCACGAACACCCTGCTCGCTACGCTGTTAGCAGACCTCACACTGCTGGCGATCGTGTTGGCGGTGCGGCGTCGTATGACCCTTATTCCTTCTGGTCTGCAAAACCTGGTGGAGTGGTTCCTGGAGACCTTCTACAACCTAGCTGAAGAGATGGCCGGGGCGAAGGCGCGTCGTTTTTTCCCGTTTTTTATGACCATCCTCCTGTTTTTGCTTGTCGCCAATTGGTGGGAGCTCTTCCCTGGCTTCGATAGCATTGGGATCATTGAGCCGGCGCACAAGGAAGGGATGCGCTCCTACAAGATCAAAGAGCTCGGCCCCATCGCCATCTTGACCGCTGAGCCGCTTGACGAGGGGGAACACGGCTATGTTTTGGTGCCTTTCCTGCGCGCTGCTGCCACCGATCTGAACCTGCCGCTGGCGCTAGCGCTTATCGTCATAGTGTATGTCCAGGTTACAGGCTTTCGCGACCTGGGGCGGGCTTATCTGCGTAAATTCTTTAACTTCAAAACCCCTGTGGATGGCTTTGTAGGCATCCTGGAGTTGATCAGCGAGTTCGCTAAAATCATCTCGTTCACTTTCCGTCTCTTTGGCAACATCTTCGCAGGTCAGGTGTTGCTCTTCGTAGTGCCGTTCTTGATCCCGTTCCTGGTCGTGCTGCCTTTCTACGGGCTAGAGCTTTTTGTCGGCTTCATGCAGGCATTTGTCTTTGCCACTCTGTCGTTGGTCTTCCTCTCGATGGCAGGGGTTTCCCATGAAGGACACAGCGAGCATAGCGAAGCATCTCATTAG
- the atpD gene encoding F0F1 ATP synthase subunit beta, which translates to MAKGSVGKIVQIMGAVVDVAFPSGELPEIYHALTVERDRTDGARGPLVLEVQQHLGNSWVRCVAMDSTDGLRRGMKVVDTGAPIMVPVGPQTLGRIFNVLGQPIDQAGDIQAEAYYPIHRPAPPFEEQVTETQVFETGLKVIDLIAPFTKGGKTGIFGGAGVGKTVIIMELIRNIAVEHGGVSVFAGVGERTREGTQLWNEMRESGVISKTVMVFGQMNEPPGVRLRVGLTGLTMAEYFRDQGMDVLLFIDNIFRFVMSGSEVSALLGRMPSAVGYQPTLGTEMGELQERITSTKRGSITSMQAVYVPADDYTDPAPVTTFAHLDATISLERSIAEQGLYPAVDPLASTSRILDPRIVGEEHYWVAREVQRVLQRYKDLQDIIAILGIDELSEEDKLIVARARKIQRFFSQPMFVAAQFTGREGRYVPIRETVRGFREILEGKHDALPEQAFYMVGTIDEAVEAAKRL; encoded by the coding sequence ATGGCGAAAGGTTCCGTTGGCAAGATCGTACAGATCATGGGTGCGGTGGTGGATGTCGCTTTCCCTTCAGGCGAGCTGCCAGAGATTTACCACGCGCTCACCGTCGAACGCGATCGTACTGACGGCGCTCGCGGTCCGCTGGTGCTCGAGGTGCAACAACATTTGGGAAATTCGTGGGTACGCTGTGTGGCGATGGACTCGACGGACGGCCTGCGGCGCGGCATGAAAGTAGTGGACACCGGCGCGCCGATCATGGTACCTGTCGGCCCTCAAACCTTGGGGCGCATTTTCAACGTGCTAGGACAACCCATTGACCAGGCCGGCGATATTCAGGCCGAGGCATATTACCCCATTCATCGCCCGGCCCCTCCGTTTGAAGAGCAGGTGACCGAAACCCAGGTGTTCGAGACCGGCCTAAAGGTGATTGACTTGATCGCCCCGTTCACCAAAGGCGGCAAGACCGGCATCTTCGGCGGCGCCGGCGTGGGAAAGACCGTCATCATCATGGAACTCATCCGGAACATTGCGGTGGAGCATGGTGGCGTCTCGGTATTCGCCGGCGTCGGCGAGCGCACGCGCGAGGGCACCCAGCTCTGGAACGAGATGCGGGAGTCGGGTGTGATCAGCAAGACTGTGATGGTCTTCGGCCAGATGAATGAGCCACCCGGCGTACGCCTGCGTGTGGGCTTGACCGGCCTCACCATGGCAGAATACTTCCGCGATCAAGGGATGGACGTGCTCCTGTTCATTGACAACATCTTCCGCTTCGTGATGTCTGGGTCCGAGGTCTCAGCCCTGCTAGGCCGTATGCCCAGTGCCGTAGGGTATCAGCCCACCCTGGGTACCGAGATGGGAGAGCTGCAGGAGCGTATTACCTCCACCAAGCGTGGATCCATCACCTCCATGCAGGCCGTTTATGTCCCTGCTGATGACTACACTGACCCTGCGCCGGTGACCACCTTCGCCCACCTCGACGCCACCATCTCTTTAGAGCGGTCCATTGCTGAGCAGGGCCTCTATCCGGCGGTGGATCCGCTAGCGTCCACCTCGCGCATCCTAGATCCACGCATCGTAGGGGAAGAGCACTACTGGGTCGCACGCGAGGTGCAACGGGTGCTCCAGCGCTACAAGGATCTTCAGGACATCATCGCCATCCTGGGGATTGATGAGCTCTCAGAAGAGGATAAGTTGATCGTGGCCCGCGCCCGCAAGATCCAGCGCTTCTTCTCCCAGCCCATGTTCGTGGCCGCCCAGTTCACCGGCCGCGAGGGACGCTACGTGCCCATTCGGGAGACGGTGCGCGGCTTCCGAGAGATCTTGGAGGGCAAACACGACGCGCTGCCCGAGCAGGCTTTCTACATGGTGGGCACGATTGACGAAGCTGTCGAGGCGGCCAAACGCCTGTGA
- the atpE gene encoding ATP synthase F0 subunit C, translating to MEFLPAGLAIGLGALGPGIGIGLLVMGAMQAIGRNPEAAGEIRTNMILGIVFAEAVAIYALVMALILKFV from the coding sequence ATGGAATTCTTACCCGCTGGTCTAGCGATCGGCCTAGGGGCGCTTGGCCCTGGCATCGGTATCGGCCTGCTTGTGATGGGCGCTATGCAGGCCATTGGCCGCAATCCGGAAGCGGCCGGCGAGATTCGCACGAACATGATCCTGGGCATCGTGTTTGCCGAGGCGGTGGCGATCTACGCGCTCGTGATGGCGCTGATCCTGAAGTTTGTATAA
- a CDS encoding HAD-IB family hydrolase, with product MGAPIAAFFDLDHTILTASSGRLFVRYLRQIRAISRRKEAAIWAWSGLYLLRLMDYPRLLARLTVDVAGQSEAAMWRTCWRWFDEMLVKYISEDAKRAIIRHRAAGHLVAIVTGSTLYAAGPVAAYLGLGDHVLATRLEVQDGHFTGRLIEPACYGKGKVYWAERYAAARGIDLSQSYFYTDSVSDLPLLERVGHPVAVNPDWQLRHIARTRGWPIIAFR from the coding sequence ATGGGGGCACCTATAGCAGCCTTTTTCGACCTCGATCACACAATCCTCACTGCCTCATCTGGGCGACTATTCGTTCGTTATCTGCGACAGATACGTGCCATCTCGCGCCGCAAGGAGGCAGCTATTTGGGCCTGGAGCGGGCTGTATTTGCTCAGGTTAATGGACTACCCACGCCTGCTCGCCCGCTTGACCGTGGACGTCGCCGGCCAAAGTGAAGCAGCCATGTGGAGGACGTGCTGGCGCTGGTTCGATGAGATGTTAGTGAAATACATCAGCGAGGACGCCAAGCGGGCGATCATCCGGCACCGAGCGGCAGGACACCTGGTGGCTATCGTGACCGGATCCACCCTTTATGCGGCCGGACCTGTCGCTGCTTACCTGGGGTTGGGAGATCACGTCCTAGCCACGCGTCTGGAGGTACAAGACGGTCATTTCACGGGCCGGCTGATAGAGCCGGCCTGCTATGGGAAGGGTAAGGTCTACTGGGCTGAACGATATGCAGCTGCGCGCGGCATAGATCTCTCGCAAAGTTACTTCTACACCGACAGCGTTAGCGACCTACCTCTGCTCGAGCGGGTAGGACATCCAGTGGCGGTTAACCCTGATTGGCAGTTACGCCATATCGCCCGAACACGCGGCTGGCCTATCATTGCGTTCCGCTAG
- a CDS encoding F0F1 ATP synthase subunit epsilon produces MATIRCEVVTPERVVYSDDVNMVIAPGVEGELGILPHHAPLMTALTYGQLVIRKEGEEDVLMAIGGGFMEVLGDRVTILADTAERAEEIDEERALAARRRAEERLRQRQREDVDFARAEAALRRSLVRLRVVERARQRRGRPSGPSQGE; encoded by the coding sequence ATGGCCACGATACGTTGTGAGGTTGTCACTCCTGAGCGCGTGGTCTACTCGGACGACGTCAATATGGTGATCGCGCCGGGTGTCGAGGGTGAGTTGGGCATTCTGCCTCACCACGCCCCGTTGATGACAGCGCTGACGTATGGGCAGCTTGTGATCCGTAAAGAGGGCGAAGAGGACGTCCTGATGGCCATCGGCGGTGGTTTCATGGAAGTCCTCGGCGATCGTGTGACGATCCTGGCCGATACCGCCGAGCGCGCTGAAGAGATAGACGAGGAGCGCGCCTTGGCCGCTCGCCGACGGGCCGAGGAGCGCCTGCGTCAGCGCCAACGTGAAGATGTGGATTTCGCACGGGCAGAGGCAGCATTGCGGCGCTCGTTGGTGCGCCTGCGTGTAGTCGAGAGGGCTCGCCAACGCCGAGGCCGGCCCTCCGGCCCCTCCCAAGGCGAGTGA